One stretch of Alcaligenes faecalis DNA includes these proteins:
- a CDS encoding lipoprotein-releasing ABC transporter permease subunit has protein sequence MGYEFWIGARYAGLAKGRKRRGGRKDRFVSFIAGSSMAGIALGVAALIVVLSVMNGFQTQVRDRMLSVLPHIELIVRNADHQQVLNEWKTLAQKAQTNPAVVGSAPYVAGQGMLVRSNQLMGVQVRGIEPDQETKVSELAQQMVMGRLENLRPGTFGIVLGEQLANQLRVSTGDTIMLMAPQGSISPAGFSPRMRQFTVTGVFSSGYYEYDASLAFVNVDDASKIFRDSGNSGVRLRIKDMQQAPMVAQELANKMPRNVLVSDWTANNRTWFAAVQTEKRMMFLILALIVAVAAFNLLSSLVMAVKDKQSDIAILRTIGATPSEIARIFLVQGALIGVVGTLLGVGLGTLIAYNIDVIVPFIENLMGRKFLPQQIYFISELPSNPQVYDIVLIAIVSLVLSFLATLYPSWRASKLQPAQVLRHD, from the coding sequence ATGGGATACGAATTTTGGATTGGGGCGCGGTATGCCGGCCTGGCCAAGGGCCGCAAACGGCGTGGGGGACGAAAAGACCGTTTCGTCTCCTTTATTGCGGGCAGCTCGATGGCGGGGATTGCCCTGGGGGTAGCCGCGCTGATTGTCGTGCTGTCTGTCATGAACGGTTTTCAGACCCAGGTGCGTGACCGCATGCTGTCGGTCTTGCCGCATATTGAGCTGATTGTGCGCAATGCAGACCATCAGCAAGTCTTGAATGAATGGAAAACACTGGCTCAAAAGGCGCAGACCAATCCGGCGGTGGTGGGCTCGGCTCCCTATGTGGCCGGGCAGGGCATGCTGGTGCGCAGCAATCAATTGATGGGTGTGCAGGTACGCGGCATTGAGCCTGATCAGGAAACCAAGGTGTCCGAACTGGCCCAGCAAATGGTCATGGGTCGACTGGAAAACCTGCGCCCTGGCACCTTCGGTATCGTGCTGGGCGAGCAGTTGGCGAATCAATTGCGCGTCAGCACTGGCGACACGATCATGCTGATGGCTCCGCAAGGCTCGATCTCGCCCGCTGGCTTTTCGCCGCGCATGCGCCAGTTCACGGTAACCGGCGTGTTTTCCTCCGGCTATTACGAATACGATGCCAGCCTGGCTTTTGTAAACGTGGACGATGCGTCCAAGATTTTCCGTGACAGCGGTAATAGTGGGGTTCGACTGCGTATTAAAGATATGCAGCAGGCTCCCATGGTGGCCCAGGAATTGGCCAACAAAATGCCGCGTAACGTGCTGGTGTCGGACTGGACGGCCAATAACCGCACCTGGTTTGCCGCTGTGCAAACAGAAAAACGCATGATGTTCCTGATCCTGGCGCTGATTGTGGCCGTGGCCGCTTTCAACTTGCTGTCCTCCCTGGTGATGGCGGTAAAAGACAAGCAGTCGGACATTGCGATCTTGCGTACGATTGGTGCCACCCCCAGTGAGATTGCCCGTATTTTCCTGGTGCAAGGCGCTTTGATCGGCGTCGTGGGTACCTTGCTGGGCGTCGGTTTGGGCACCCTGATTGCCTACAATATCGACGTGATCGTGCCCTTTATTGAGAATCTGATGGGCCGTAAATTCCTGCCTCAGCAGATTTACTTCATCAGCGAACTGCCTTCCAATCCGCAGGTCTACGACATTGTGCTGATCGCCATTGTTTCGCTGGTTCTGTCCTTCCTGGCCACGCTGTACCCAAGCTGGCGTGCTTCCAAGCTTCAACCTGCACAGGTGCTGCGTCATGACTGA
- a CDS encoding ABC transporter ATP-binding protein, producing the protein MTDLIAPTVLRARDVSVHYEEGGNSIQVLSGVNLEVCRGEMVAIIGASGSGKSTLLHALGLLDKPNTGSIEVNGTQTESLNESERSQLRNKVLGFVYQFHHLLPEFDALDNVAMPLIVRRMKRAEAREQAQQVLEQVGLSQRVHHYPGQLSGGERQRVALARALVTRPACVLADEPTGNLDRYTAEGMFELLGRVNEEFGTAFVIVTHDQALASLAHRQLVMDKGYLTQEIRTERRS; encoded by the coding sequence ATGACTGATCTTATCGCTCCAACCGTGCTGCGCGCGCGCGATGTCAGCGTCCACTACGAGGAAGGCGGCAACAGCATTCAAGTGCTTTCCGGGGTGAATCTGGAAGTGTGTCGTGGCGAGATGGTAGCCATTATTGGTGCTTCCGGCTCGGGGAAAAGTACCTTGCTGCATGCTTTGGGCCTGCTGGACAAGCCTAATACTGGCAGCATCGAGGTCAATGGCACCCAGACGGAAAGCCTGAATGAAAGCGAGCGCAGTCAGCTGCGCAACAAGGTGCTGGGCTTTGTGTACCAGTTCCACCATTTGTTGCCCGAGTTTGATGCGCTGGACAATGTGGCCATGCCCTTGATCGTGCGTCGCATGAAGCGTGCAGAGGCGCGTGAGCAGGCTCAGCAGGTTCTGGAACAAGTGGGTTTGTCGCAGCGAGTGCATCACTATCCGGGCCAGTTGTCCGGGGGCGAGCGTCAGCGGGTGGCCTTGGCACGTGCTTTGGTTACGCGACCTGCCTGCGTACTGGCAGACGAGCCTACGGGTAATCTGGACCGTTACACCGCTGAAGGCATGTTTGAATTGCTGGGCCGGGTTAATGAAGAGTTCGGTACGGCGTTTGTTATTGTGACTCATGACCAGGCATTGGCCTCCTTGGCCCATCGTCAGCTGGTTATGGACAAGGGCTATCTGACCCAGGAAATCAGGACCGAGCGCCGGTCCTAA
- a CDS encoding TatD family hydrolase, with protein sequence MLIDTHCHLDAPEFAQDREQVIERARAAGVRSIVVPSVGVFDFQAARESAMAAPGGAYALGIHPVFTPKAGAADLEALEQEIQLRLDDPRFVALGEIGLDYFVPELKTEEASRHQEWLYEAQLAMAQRYDLPVLLHVRRSQDRVLKYLRQFPGVGGIAHAFNGSEQQAQMFVRQGCALGFGGAMTFGRAKQIRRLAQEMSLADIVLETDAPDLAPSWLVEPGTPLASVRNEPAEVKGVAESLAELRGMEVADVISQTGATARRVLPRLDAFLSGQGY encoded by the coding sequence ATGCTAATCGATACGCACTGTCATCTGGATGCTCCCGAATTTGCTCAAGACCGAGAGCAGGTCATTGAGCGCGCCCGCGCGGCGGGTGTACGTTCGATTGTGGTGCCGTCCGTCGGTGTGTTCGACTTTCAAGCAGCCCGCGAGAGCGCCATGGCAGCACCTGGCGGTGCGTATGCGCTGGGTATTCACCCCGTGTTTACGCCCAAAGCGGGGGCCGCAGATCTGGAAGCCCTGGAGCAGGAAATTCAACTGCGCCTGGATGATCCGCGCTTTGTCGCCCTGGGTGAAATCGGTTTGGATTACTTTGTGCCGGAGCTGAAAACCGAAGAAGCCAGCCGTCATCAGGAATGGCTGTATGAAGCCCAATTGGCCATGGCGCAACGCTATGATTTGCCTGTGCTGCTGCATGTGCGTCGCTCTCAGGATCGGGTATTGAAATATCTGCGGCAGTTTCCGGGAGTCGGCGGAATCGCCCATGCTTTTAACGGTAGCGAGCAGCAGGCGCAGATGTTTGTGCGTCAGGGCTGTGCGCTGGGTTTTGGCGGGGCCATGACCTTTGGCCGAGCCAAGCAGATTCGCAGGCTGGCGCAGGAGATGAGCCTGGCCGATATTGTGCTGGAGACCGATGCACCGGATTTGGCGCCCTCCTGGCTGGTAGAGCCGGGAACACCGCTGGCCTCGGTTCGCAATGAACCGGCTGAAGTGAAGGGAGTCGCGGAGAGTCTTGCGGAGCTGCGGGGGATGGAAGTGGCTGATGTCATTAGCCAGACCGGTGCCACGGCGCGACGAGTCTTGCCAAGGTTGGATGCGTTTTTGTCTGGCCAGGGGTATTAG
- a CDS encoding DNA internalization-related competence protein ComEC/Rec2, protein MIGRACLAAFVAAATFTHFLKPSYLALPVWPWLGAAFLSILLAQRFSFAYVLVFASLGAGYSVWHIQDRLAQSVPATDINKVSRVELEIQSLVQAGPNYRQFQARVLSSQPPGLPEQILVRWNAAQGHRSLYREPSVQSFPELMPGQRWRMSLLVRPPQGARNPHGFDAERHAIIQGWRAVGSVRGQPQQVDFNPAQFWSTWTERLRHHLRSVLMPYVQERRWGGVMLALSLGDQASITAADWLIFNRSGLTHLVSISGTHVTFLAVLLAALVSWCWRRIRWGRWVLAEQIPAQVAATWVGIAGAGAYCVIAGWGVPAQRTFLMLLVLGICRIRGLHLGASRTLLIAALCVVLHDPWAGLTTGFYLSFAAVSVLFAFGSLMGQVPQSGTWWQRWRRRVWFATQLQVLITLALLPALAPLFHEISLASLPANAYAITLIGSVVTPLVLLLLILAALEAPSVWCESVAYLAHAVLDFTMQPTVWLAERSLASVPVPAQHWAWTVLALLGVLLLLLPKGFVSRLSGLSLLVPALALRPSLLQEGDWDLFVLDIGQGSAVVLRTRSQALVFDVGNRYGPDSDEGKRSIAPWLKAKGIGRIDTLVLSHADMDHVGGTRSVLQAVPVSRSYSSFDLDAHLNREERLLGVPAGSTVRPEQALRCEQDVSWEMDGVRFRFWWPPADEASFKAAYGNEEDKNAISCVLEIQGARHSALLLGDAGVAQEQAIVAAGLGPIDVVVVGHHGSRTSSGAHFVKHVQAGLAIAQLGWWNRFGHPYAQVQTRWERSGALFLRTDQWGALTVESRPSALYYFGERDRHARYWQSPASP, encoded by the coding sequence ATGATAGGGCGTGCATGTTTAGCCGCTTTTGTGGCTGCAGCAACATTCACCCATTTCCTGAAGCCTTCTTATCTGGCTCTGCCTGTTTGGCCGTGGCTGGGTGCTGCTTTTTTAAGCATCTTGCTAGCCCAGCGTTTTTCTTTTGCCTATGTCCTGGTCTTTGCCAGCTTGGGAGCGGGCTACAGCGTTTGGCATATACAGGACCGGCTTGCTCAGTCCGTCCCAGCAACTGACATCAATAAAGTCAGCCGGGTAGAACTGGAAATCCAGTCCTTGGTACAAGCCGGGCCGAACTACAGACAGTTTCAGGCAAGAGTCTTGAGCTCCCAGCCGCCTGGCTTGCCCGAGCAGATTCTGGTTCGCTGGAATGCAGCTCAAGGTCATCGCTCCTTGTATCGTGAGCCGTCTGTGCAAAGCTTCCCCGAGCTGATGCCCGGTCAGCGCTGGCGTATGTCCTTATTAGTGCGCCCGCCTCAAGGGGCTCGTAATCCGCATGGTTTTGATGCAGAGCGCCATGCCATCATCCAAGGCTGGCGGGCTGTAGGCAGTGTGCGGGGGCAGCCGCAACAAGTGGACTTCAATCCGGCGCAGTTCTGGTCCACATGGACGGAGCGCCTGCGCCATCATTTGCGCAGTGTCTTGATGCCCTACGTACAAGAACGACGCTGGGGCGGGGTGATGCTGGCTTTGTCCTTGGGCGATCAGGCCAGTATCACCGCAGCGGATTGGCTGATTTTCAATCGCAGTGGACTGACACACTTGGTGTCCATCAGCGGAACGCACGTTACGTTTCTGGCCGTGTTGTTGGCTGCCTTGGTGTCCTGGTGCTGGCGACGTATCCGCTGGGGGCGCTGGGTATTGGCCGAGCAGATTCCCGCCCAGGTCGCCGCGACCTGGGTAGGTATTGCCGGGGCGGGCGCTTACTGCGTGATTGCAGGTTGGGGCGTTCCTGCTCAGCGTACTTTTTTGATGTTGCTGGTGCTGGGTATCTGCCGTATTCGGGGTTTGCATTTGGGAGCCAGCCGGACTTTACTGATTGCCGCTCTGTGTGTGGTTTTGCATGATCCATGGGCGGGGCTGACGACCGGCTTTTATCTTTCTTTCGCTGCTGTCTCGGTCCTGTTCGCCTTTGGCTCATTGATGGGGCAGGTGCCGCAGTCGGGGACTTGGTGGCAGCGCTGGAGGCGCCGGGTCTGGTTTGCGACTCAGTTGCAGGTGCTGATTACCTTGGCCTTATTGCCCGCATTGGCTCCCTTGTTCCATGAAATATCCTTGGCCTCCTTGCCCGCGAATGCGTACGCCATCACCTTGATCGGTTCGGTTGTGACACCTCTGGTGTTGCTCTTGCTGATTTTGGCGGCATTGGAGGCTCCGTCGGTCTGGTGCGAGTCTGTCGCTTATCTTGCTCATGCTGTATTGGACTTCACCATGCAGCCTACAGTCTGGTTGGCAGAGCGTAGTCTTGCCAGCGTGCCCGTGCCTGCTCAGCACTGGGCCTGGACAGTGTTGGCTTTATTGGGCGTCTTGTTACTGCTCTTGCCCAAAGGTTTTGTGTCCCGTTTGAGTGGCCTGTCTCTGCTGGTGCCTGCCTTGGCTTTACGACCCTCTTTATTGCAGGAAGGGGATTGGGACTTGTTTGTCCTGGATATAGGTCAAGGTAGTGCGGTGGTGCTGCGTACTCGCAGTCAGGCGCTGGTATTTGATGTGGGAAACCGCTACGGGCCTGACTCTGATGAGGGCAAGCGCAGCATTGCCCCCTGGTTGAAAGCCAAGGGAATAGGGCGGATCGATACTTTAGTGCTGTCTCATGCCGATATGGACCATGTGGGTGGGACGCGCAGCGTATTGCAGGCGGTGCCGGTTAGCCGCTCCTATAGCAGCTTTGATCTGGATGCTCATTTGAATCGGGAGGAACGTTTACTAGGCGTACCCGCTGGCTCCACTGTGCGCCCGGAACAGGCCCTGCGTTGCGAGCAGGATGTGAGCTGGGAGATGGACGGTGTACGTTTCCGGTTCTGGTGGCCCCCAGCGGACGAGGCCAGCTTCAAGGCCGCCTATGGCAACGAGGAAGATAAAAACGCCATCAGCTGTGTGCTGGAGATTCAAGGAGCCCGACACAGCGCCTTGCTCTTGGGCGATGCGGGTGTGGCGCAGGAGCAAGCCATTGTGGCGGCAGGTTTGGGCCCTATCGATGTGGTGGTGGTCGGGCATCACGGTTCCCGGACCTCTTCGGGGGCGCATTTTGTGAAACACGTGCAAGCTGGGCTGGCGATTGCTCAACTGGGATGGTGGAACCGCTTTGGTCATCCATATGCGCAGGTGCAAACTCGTTGGGAGCGCTCCGGCGCTTTGTTTCTGCGTACCGATCAATGGGGCGCTCTGACCGTGGAGTCGCGTCCTTCGGCCTTGTATTACTTTGGCGAGCGGGACCGCCACGCCCGTTACTGGCAGTCCCCGGCATCACCCTGA
- a CDS encoding alpha/beta fold hydrolase, which produces MCASASGTHRMAYWEWGDPSNDQVLMCVHGLTRTGRDFDRLAQRLSKRYRVVAPDIVGRGRSDWLIDPAAYAIPQYVADMLVLIARLQPARLDWVGTSMGGLIALGLQGAQAMSALLRPARPGPGLGAEPLQLPLGRVVLNDVGPALDMTGLQRISEYVGQSVLFDTFEQAVEYVRSVSASFGEHSAQEWADMSRHVFVEHEGKWRRHYDLRLSQAFAQQADVDLQAAQALLWGAYEGLPDKVLIVRGQESDLLKPEAAQEMLQRNPNSQLVTIPNVGHAPMLRNAEQIDHIDYFLAG; this is translated from the coding sequence ATGTGTGCCAGTGCCTCCGGCACGCACCGCATGGCGTACTGGGAGTGGGGCGATCCAAGTAACGACCAGGTCTTGATGTGCGTGCATGGTTTGACGCGTACAGGTCGGGATTTTGATCGATTGGCCCAGCGCCTGTCCAAACGCTACCGTGTGGTCGCCCCTGATATTGTTGGACGTGGCCGCTCTGATTGGCTGATTGATCCGGCCGCTTACGCCATCCCTCAATATGTTGCCGACATGCTGGTGCTGATTGCCCGTTTGCAGCCAGCACGGCTGGATTGGGTGGGTACCTCCATGGGCGGTTTGATTGCCTTGGGCTTGCAAGGTGCCCAAGCCATGTCCGCCTTGCTACGCCCGGCTCGCCCCGGCCCAGGTCTGGGTGCCGAACCCTTGCAACTGCCTTTGGGCCGTGTGGTTCTGAATGATGTAGGCCCTGCGCTGGATATGACAGGTCTGCAACGCATCAGCGAATACGTCGGTCAGTCCGTGCTGTTTGATACCTTCGAGCAGGCGGTGGAGTATGTGCGTTCCGTCTCGGCTTCCTTCGGGGAGCATTCTGCCCAAGAGTGGGCCGATATGTCCCGCCACGTATTTGTGGAGCACGAAGGCAAATGGCGTCGCCATTATGATTTGCGCCTGTCGCAAGCCTTTGCTCAGCAGGCGGATGTGGATTTGCAAGCGGCACAGGCTTTGTTGTGGGGAGCCTATGAAGGCTTGCCGGACAAGGTTCTGATCGTGCGCGGCCAGGAGTCCGACCTTCTGAAACCGGAAGCGGCCCAGGAAATGTTGCAACGCAATCCCAACTCGCAGCTGGTGACCATTCCCAATGTGGGGCATGCGCCCATGCTGCGTAATGCCGAGCAAATCGACCACATCGACTACTTTCTTGCTGGATAG
- a CDS encoding 3',5'-nucleoside bisphosphate phosphatase: protein MSVQACLPVDLHCHSIYSDGVLSPAELAARAHANGVKLWALTDHDEIGGLKLARQYAEDLGMCFVDGVEISVTWANKTIHIVGLGVDPDHPALQQALHDVRAGREQRARQMGERLENLGFPNAYEGAVPFAANPELISRTHFARFLVQQGYCADMNEAFRRYLADGKPAAVETVWASLEEAVGWIRESGGKAIIAHPGRYELDGTRSHALYTQFLELGGVGIEVLTGSHTPQEYSVYTQVARSYGFEVSCGSDFHGPSEGRVDLGGLPPLPSGLKPVWQEWL, encoded by the coding sequence ATGAGTGTTCAGGCCTGCTTGCCCGTTGATTTGCATTGCCATTCCATTTATTCAGATGGTGTGCTTAGCCCCGCGGAACTCGCCGCGCGTGCGCATGCTAACGGTGTGAAACTGTGGGCCCTGACAGATCATGACGAAATTGGTGGCCTGAAACTGGCCCGGCAATATGCCGAGGATCTGGGCATGTGCTTTGTGGACGGGGTAGAAATCTCCGTTACCTGGGCGAACAAGACCATCCATATTGTGGGCCTGGGCGTGGACCCGGATCATCCTGCCTTGCAACAGGCGCTGCATGATGTGCGTGCTGGTCGCGAGCAGCGCGCCCGTCAAATGGGTGAACGCTTGGAAAATCTGGGCTTTCCCAATGCTTATGAAGGCGCAGTCCCGTTTGCGGCCAACCCGGAACTGATTAGCCGCACTCACTTCGCACGGTTTCTGGTCCAGCAAGGCTATTGCGCCGATATGAATGAGGCCTTTCGCCGCTATCTGGCGGATGGCAAGCCTGCCGCCGTGGAAACTGTCTGGGCCAGCCTGGAAGAGGCGGTGGGCTGGATACGTGAATCCGGCGGCAAGGCGATTATTGCCCACCCCGGACGTTACGAATTGGATGGCACCCGCAGCCATGCCTTGTACACCCAGTTTTTGGAACTGGGCGGCGTAGGTATTGAAGTGCTGACGGGCAGTCACACTCCGCAGGAATACAGCGTGTATACCCAGGTGGCACGCAGCTATGGTTTTGAAGTGTCCTGTGGTTCGGATTTTCATGGTCCCAGCGAAGGGCGTGTTGATTTGGGCGGTCTGCCGCCTTTGCCCTCGGGATTGAAACCCGTTTGGCAGGAGTGGCTCTAG
- the greB gene encoding transcription elongation factor GreB gives MNKAFVKESDQDDDDDLDSPASALPSGTKNYMTVLGYRRLRGELTHLMNKERPEVVQIVSWAASNGDRSENGDYLYGKKRLREIDRRIRFLTRRLEIAEVVDPGLQPNPDQVFFGATVVYSDSQGEEFTITIVGVDEAEPLQGRISWISPVARALIKAREGDTVVLRTPAGKEELDILEVSYPEPAPAPDLDGDSPI, from the coding sequence ATGAATAAAGCCTTTGTGAAAGAGTCCGATCAGGACGACGATGACGATCTGGATTCCCCAGCCAGTGCGTTGCCCAGTGGCACCAAGAATTACATGACGGTCCTGGGTTATCGCCGTTTGCGTGGCGAGCTGACCCATTTAATGAACAAGGAACGTCCCGAGGTCGTGCAGATCGTCTCGTGGGCCGCCTCCAATGGTGACCGCTCCGAGAACGGCGATTATCTGTACGGTAAAAAGCGCCTGCGGGAAATTGACCGCCGTATCCGCTTTCTGACCAGGCGTCTGGAAATTGCCGAAGTGGTCGATCCCGGTTTGCAGCCCAACCCCGATCAGGTGTTTTTTGGTGCAACTGTTGTTTATAGCGACAGCCAGGGCGAAGAATTCACCATCACCATCGTGGGTGTGGACGAGGCCGAACCCTTGCAAGGCCGCATCAGCTGGATTTCGCCGGTAGCCCGTGCCCTGATCAAGGCGCGTGAAGGCGACACCGTGGTGTTGCGTACCCCAGCCGGCAAGGAAGAGCTGGATATTCTGGAAGTGTCCTATCCCGAGCCTGCGCCAGCCCCTGATCTGGATGGAGACAGCCCGATTTGA